Proteins from one Clostridium cellulovorans 743B genomic window:
- the ytxC gene encoding putative sporulation protein YtxC, protein MILKTIIYDVKKFDISKEITNIKNSLKEDSIVIGISESKISNNHMIKIFSNDECVDDRVVRIINSYLSEILYKKIVNIYCENGLEDYINESYFFLTFDEINEVKHRSVEAMDCRSKVVDEDSIFFLNIKNTILGKIFQCVIETPELNIDGFTTFRCKELSKKFTPIVDKVIGAFLVEKEYNEFIKLLKYFVEIQESKIDVLNIIIKDNGEYLLLDKEGNSLMQEIFKDIYSNDISGIVNMEDIIISSLITNAPGKIILHNSSNCKNKEFIDTIKKVFDNRVEVCMGCDFCIEKLPSKPENIPIELL, encoded by the coding sequence ATGATACTAAAGACTATTATATATGATGTTAAGAAATTTGATATATCTAAAGAAATCACAAATATCAAAAATTCATTAAAAGAAGATTCTATAGTAATTGGAATATCTGAGAGTAAAATAAGTAACAACCATATGATTAAGATTTTTTCAAATGATGAATGTGTCGATGATAGAGTTGTGCGAATAATTAATTCTTACTTATCAGAAATATTATATAAAAAAATTGTCAATATTTATTGTGAAAACGGACTTGAAGATTATATAAATGAAAGTTACTTTTTTCTTACCTTTGATGAAATTAATGAAGTCAAACATCGATCAGTTGAAGCGATGGATTGCAGAAGTAAAGTTGTTGATGAAGATTCTATTTTCTTTTTAAATATTAAAAATACTATACTGGGAAAAATATTTCAATGTGTAATCGAGACTCCTGAACTTAATATTGATGGATTTACAACTTTTAGGTGCAAAGAACTATCAAAAAAATTTACTCCTATAGTCGACAAGGTAATAGGGGCATTTTTGGTAGAAAAAGAATATAACGAGTTTATAAAGTTATTAAAATATTTTGTTGAAATCCAAGAAAGTAAAATTGATGTATTAAATATTATTATAAAGGACAATGGTGAGTACCTTCTTTTAGATAAAGAAGGAAATAGCTTAATGCAAGAAATATTTAAGGATATTTATAGCAATGATATTTCTGGAATAGTAAATATGGAGGATATAATCATAAGTAGTTTGATTACTAATGCTCCTGGTAAGATTATCCTCCATAATTCAAGTAATTGTAAAAATAAAGAATTCATAGATACTATAAAAAAAGTTTTTGATAATAGAGTGGAAGTTTGTATGGGTTGTGATTTTTGCATAGAAAAACTTCCATCAAAACCAGAAAATATACCTATTGAATTATTATGA
- a CDS encoding DUF6873 family GME fold protein, whose amino-acid sequence MTKIFIVDYRISMEEYLNLKLFSDNIILCPRYEKLYNAIDGHVDIQLHIIDNNRIIVHKDIEKSFIEDLMNYGISVSYSKNPLEEHYPHNIHLNGLNLKKHFIHNITYTDPILLQEIKKKTLINIKQGYTKCSVAVVNDEALITSDKKIFNELTKEGLDVLLVPPGDIILKGLDYGFIGGTCGKIDDNILAFYGSLDNYKYGETVKKFLTKHKVEPYYLSSGKLIDRGSIFTIIKN is encoded by the coding sequence TTGACTAAAATTTTTATTGTAGATTATAGAATTTCTATGGAAGAGTATTTAAACTTAAAATTATTTAGTGATAATATTATTTTATGTCCAAGATACGAAAAGTTGTATAATGCTATAGATGGACACGTTGACATCCAGCTACATATTATCGACAATAATCGCATTATAGTACATAAAGATATAGAAAAGAGTTTTATTGAAGACTTAATGAATTATGGAATCTCAGTTTCTTATAGCAAAAATCCTTTAGAAGAGCACTATCCTCATAATATCCATCTTAATGGGTTAAATTTAAAAAAACATTTCATTCATAACATAACTTATACAGATCCTATACTTTTACAAGAAATTAAGAAAAAAACCTTAATAAATATTAAGCAAGGTTACACTAAATGTTCTGTGGCAGTTGTAAATGATGAAGCTTTAATAACTAGTGATAAAAAAATATTTAACGAACTTACCAAAGAAGGCCTAGATGTCCTTCTTGTACCACCAGGAGATATAATATTAAAAGGACTAGATTATGGTTTTATCGGAGGTACTTGTGGAAAAATTGATGATAATATTTTGGCGTTTTATGGATCTCTAGATAATTATAAATATGGAGAAACAGTAAAGAAATTTTTAACTAAGCATAAGGTAGAGCCTTATTATCTTTCATCTGGAAAACTGATCGATCGTGGCAGTATTTTTACTATAATAAAAAATTGA